From the genome of Candidatus Flexicrinis proximus:
TATGCGTTCCGCGTAACGCCGGACGGCCAGCTGGTCAAGGACTGGCATACGAAAGCGTTTGAGACGATCACCGGCTTTACCGACGCGCAGCTCGATGCGCTGGGCGGGTGGGCCGCATTGATCCACCCCGACGACATGCCGATCGCGGTCGCGCGCGCCGGAAAACTGATGCGCGGCGAGAAGGATGTGAGCGAATTCCGTATCCGCACCAAGACGGGCGAAATCCGCTGGCTGCAGGATGCCGGGATGCCGATCTGGGATGAGGCCGAGCGGCGCGTGACCTGGATATATGGCGCGGCACAGGACATCACAGCCCGCAAGCGCACCGAAGAACTGATGCGCAAGACGACCGCGCAGCTTCAGGCGCGTAACGAAGAACTCGATGCTTTTGCCCATACAGTCGCCCACAACCTGAAAAACCCGATTGCCGGGATGATGGGGGCGGCCAGCCTGGCGCTGACCTACTTCGACCGCATGAGCCAGGACGAAGTCAAAGAGAACCTGCAGAGCATCATCGAAAGCGCCTACAACGCGCGGGCGATCATCGAGTCGATCCTGCTGCTGGCCGGGGTCAACCGCCAGTCGACCGTCGAGATCGGCCCGCTGGATATGTACGAGATTATCCAGCGCGTCGAAAACCGGATGCAGGCGATGATCCAGGAACACACGGCGCAGATCACGCTGCCGGAGCGGTTTCCCAGCGCGGTTGGTTATGCGCCGTGGGTCGAGGAAGTCTGGGCCAATTACCTGTCGAACGCGCTTAAATACGGCGGCGTCCCGCCACGCATCAGCTTTGGCGGCGAACCGGCGGAAAACGGCCAGATGCGCTTCTGGATCCGCGACCACGGCAAGGGACTGACCGAGGAAGAGCAGGCCGTGGTGTTCACGCCGTTCACACGGCTTAGTCAGGCGAAGGTCGAGGGGCACGGCCTGGGACTCAGCGTCGTGCAGCGCATCGTCCAGCGGCTTGGCGGCACGACCGGCGTGGACTCGTCACCCGGCCACGGCGCGACATTCTGGTTCACTCTGCCGGAGCGGATCGTGGTGTAGTCCCGACCAGTTGGTAGTAGATCGAATCCCCCATCAGCTGACCCACTAAAACGTTGAGCCATTCCGGCCCATCGAGCAGAAAACTCCCTCTGCCGTGCATTACGCTGGCAAGCGATGAATCGACAGGTTGAACACGGTTTTCGCAACTTGCCAGGTCTGCCGGGTCGATCTGGGTGCGGCGGCTCTCGTCCTTGTAAATCCATGAGTAAGTAAATGTCATGATCTGCAGCTGCGCCCGATCCGCAAGCGACGGGTTTGGGTCTTTGACGCAGCGGTCGCCTGTGATTTCG
Proteins encoded in this window:
- a CDS encoding PAS domain-containing protein — encoded protein: MVERTAEPSGIKTSFTILIAADERLRRQFTLSFNEAKYSILEAQTRDETLLLARSARPDLILLADNNGRLDPFETCATLTHADDVPRAPVVLLIQSEDETLINRALDSGASDYISYPIKTSVIRQRVRFLLRMRAMQADLQEKEERYRIISTSISDYAYAFRVTPDGQLVKDWHTKAFETITGFTDAQLDALGGWAALIHPDDMPIAVARAGKLMRGEKDVSEFRIRTKTGEIRWLQDAGMPIWDEAERRVTWIYGAAQDITARKRTEELMRKTTAQLQARNEELDAFAHTVAHNLKNPIAGMMGAASLALTYFDRMSQDEVKENLQSIIESAYNARAIIESILLLAGVNRQSTVEIGPLDMYEIIQRVENRMQAMIQEHTAQITLPERFPSAVGYAPWVEEVWANYLSNALKYGGVPPRISFGGEPAENGQMRFWIRDHGKGLTEEEQAVVFTPFTRLSQAKVEGHGLGLSVVQRIVQRLGGTTGVDSSPGHGATFWFTLPERIVV